A region of Streptomyces sp. TG1A-60 DNA encodes the following proteins:
- a CDS encoding TIR-like protein FxsC, with amino-acid sequence MAPRRGHEGIERRGRVDVSARGPTADNRPYFFLSYAHTPPSGPDGGDPDHWVHTLYKDLCADVLALTAHPRGTPAGFLDREMRSGEGWPDRLSENLAHCRVFVPLYSPRYFSSDNCGREWFTFDERIREARNAGHGDIPAIVPVLWTSMDLEGLPESVRQIQVERAKFGERYASYGIYGLIKLKRLRDEYQEIVFGLAQRIVQVAENTPLPSSRPRPYESTHSAFRPHGEGPRRIHLTVAAPSRSSVPEGRDAVPYGEDATEWNPYHSESRRPLSTLAEELIRSLDYRITVSDFDLPDPGAEGLTTAGSEAEGGGQPPEPHPGILLLDRWALLDRDRRHRLKAFDSAARPWVGAIVPWNRFDLQCRGEQGERLREELEDTLPLLLERGRRAKCWAAVNGVPTLKAFTDVLPVVVAQATRQFLRHAEAHPPPGPTPPRPRLSLAGPNDPDADSDHGGQA; translated from the coding sequence ATGGCGCCTAGGCGGGGGCACGAGGGCATCGAAAGGCGGGGGCGTGTGGACGTATCTGCGCGGGGGCCGACTGCGGACAACCGGCCGTATTTTTTCCTCAGTTATGCGCACACCCCTCCCTCGGGACCCGACGGCGGTGACCCCGACCACTGGGTGCACACGCTGTACAAGGACCTGTGCGCGGACGTTCTGGCCCTCACCGCTCATCCGCGGGGAACGCCCGCGGGGTTCCTGGACCGGGAGATGCGGTCGGGGGAGGGCTGGCCGGACCGGCTCAGTGAGAACCTCGCGCACTGCCGGGTGTTCGTGCCGCTGTACTCACCCCGCTATTTCTCCAGCGACAACTGCGGGCGCGAGTGGTTCACCTTCGACGAGCGCATCCGCGAGGCACGCAACGCCGGCCACGGTGACATCCCGGCCATCGTCCCGGTGCTGTGGACGAGCATGGACCTCGAAGGGCTCCCCGAGTCAGTCCGGCAGATCCAGGTCGAGCGCGCCAAGTTCGGGGAGCGCTACGCGTCGTACGGGATCTACGGGTTGATCAAACTCAAGCGGCTACGCGACGAATACCAGGAGATCGTGTTCGGGCTCGCTCAGCGGATCGTGCAGGTCGCCGAGAACACCCCGCTGCCGTCGAGCCGGCCCCGGCCGTACGAGTCCACGCACAGCGCGTTCCGGCCGCACGGCGAGGGGCCGCGCCGTATCCACCTCACCGTGGCGGCGCCCAGCCGGAGTTCCGTGCCGGAGGGCCGGGACGCGGTCCCGTACGGGGAGGACGCCACGGAGTGGAACCCGTACCACAGCGAGTCGAGACGTCCGCTGTCCACGCTGGCGGAGGAACTGATCCGGTCGCTCGACTACCGCATCACCGTCTCGGACTTCGACCTCCCGGACCCCGGCGCCGAGGGCCTCACCACGGCCGGGTCCGAGGCCGAAGGCGGCGGACAGCCGCCCGAGCCGCACCCCGGGATCCTGCTGCTCGACCGCTGGGCGCTGCTCGACCGGGACCGGCGGCACCGGCTCAAGGCGTTCGACTCGGCCGCGCGCCCCTGGGTCGGCGCGATCGTCCCCTGGAACCGCTTCGACCTGCAGTGCCGCGGGGAGCAGGGCGAGCGGCTGCGGGAGGAGCTGGAGGACACCCTGCCGCTGCTGCTGGAGCGGGGGCGCCGCGCCAAGTGCTGGGCCGCCGTCAACGGCGTCCCCACCCTGAAGGCGTTCACCGACGTACTGCCGGTGGTGGTGGCCCAGGCGACCCGGCAGTTCCTCAGACACGCCGAGGCACACCCGCCACCGGGCCCCACCCCGCCACGGCCCCGGCTCAGTCTCGCCGGCCCGAACGACCCCGATGCGGATTCCGACCACGGAGGACAGGCATGA
- a CDS encoding AAC(3) family N-acetyltransferase has translation MADSPRLPGVLSRLGVRRGGVLMVHSSLRGTGQSPTAIRNALLDVLGPDGTLVVPAFTPENSDTSPQYQCRTEGMTGAEKAEFRASMPPFEPDATPCTTMGALAECVRTTPGAFRSAHPQTSFAALGPRAEELLAGHDPHCHLGERSPMAALYGADAQVLLLRVGFEVCTAFHLAEYRMTPTPPTRTYRCVVEDKGNWIEYEDLSLFDGDFAAIGARLPQGLRAEGEFAGKPMFLFEMRDAVDTARRLMSGYRWEMA, from the coding sequence ATGGCTGACAGCCCTCGGCTCCCCGGCGTCCTGAGCCGGCTGGGCGTCCGACGGGGCGGCGTCCTCATGGTGCACTCCTCGCTGCGCGGCACCGGACAGAGCCCGACCGCGATACGCAACGCCCTGCTCGACGTGCTCGGGCCCGACGGCACGCTCGTCGTGCCCGCCTTCACCCCGGAGAACTCCGACACCTCGCCCCAGTACCAGTGCCGCACCGAGGGGATGACCGGGGCGGAAAAGGCCGAGTTCCGCGCGTCGATGCCGCCGTTCGAGCCGGACGCCACGCCCTGCACGACCATGGGCGCGCTCGCCGAGTGCGTGCGGACCACGCCCGGCGCGTTCCGCAGCGCCCATCCGCAGACCTCCTTCGCCGCGCTCGGGCCCCGGGCCGAGGAGCTGCTCGCCGGGCACGACCCGCACTGCCACCTCGGCGAGCGGTCCCCGATGGCCGCGCTGTACGGGGCCGACGCCCAGGTCCTGCTGCTGCGGGTCGGCTTCGAGGTGTGCACCGCGTTCCATCTCGCCGAGTACCGGATGACCCCGACGCCCCCCACACGGACGTACCGCTGTGTGGTGGAGGACAAGGGGAACTGGATCGAGTACGAGGATCTCTCCCTGTTCGACGGGGACTTCGCGGCGATCGGGGCTCGCCTGCCGCAGGGTCTCCGCGCGGAAGGGGAGTTCGCGGGAAAACCGATGTTTCTGTTCGAGATGCGCGATGCCGTCGACACGGCTCGACGCCTGATGTCCGGATATCGCTGGGAAATGGCGTGA
- the fxsB gene encoding radical SAM/SPASM protein FxsB, inactivated metallohydrolase extension form encodes MRDPAIQQLVLKIHSRCDLACDHCYVYAASDQSWRSRPTVISEETLDQVALRLTEYVLARNLESVTCILHGGEPLLVGPARLRRICAELTRALAPVTALDLRMHTNAVRLNRDHLRIFDEFDVRVGVSLDGDRVANDRHRLDRRGRSSYDRVLRAIDLLRLPEHRHLYQGLLCTVDVANDPVAVHDALTSLDPPRIDYLLPHSTWDSPPPGHGPGGPATPYADWLLKVFDRWEEQGRPMPVRTFESVLSTLRGGPSLTEALGLAPSDLAVIETDGTFEQADSLKTAYEGAPATGYDVFRHGFAEFAEHPGVRARQLGIAGVSDTCRRCPVVESCGGGLYAHRYGGEKGFDNPSVFCADLRGLIEGIAERITDRALHPAVTDPDELRLAQLKLDRDLLSTVNAELSGHPDWKPAWQVLVELDSDAATAAHLNTVLAHPYLRAVLRRCLDGPADLPRLLAAVTAAAVPAGTETTLTWHQPDRDLHLPTLGTLRLSAPGQVECAITATGLQVRGTGRGGGELDIGWRPLETIDLTDGRTLLLDDADPYRDRFETPVADPLSPADLALFGERVRAAHEALDAREPGWREGADAPLVTTVTPLAPGAGLRLAAHAFGALGMAVDFRQDEFLRELPLLGRRSRLAALREVTDLNVPGSAAGRLLDEASEHLGRAGAAPYDTAASLRRARAALGTLASRRTELTESGARLADALRAELAVADG; translated from the coding sequence GTGAGGGACCCCGCGATCCAGCAACTGGTGCTCAAGATCCACAGCCGGTGCGACCTGGCGTGCGACCACTGTTATGTGTATGCGGCATCCGACCAGTCGTGGCGATCACGGCCGACCGTCATCTCCGAGGAAACGCTCGATCAGGTGGCCCTTCGGCTCACCGAGTACGTGCTGGCGCGAAATCTTGAATCCGTCACCTGCATTCTCCATGGGGGCGAACCCCTTCTTGTCGGCCCGGCCCGGCTCAGACGAATCTGCGCGGAACTCACCCGCGCTCTCGCCCCGGTCACCGCGCTCGATCTCCGTATGCACACGAACGCGGTGCGGCTGAACAGAGACCATCTGCGGATCTTCGACGAATTCGACGTCAGGGTCGGCGTCTCACTCGACGGGGACCGGGTCGCCAACGACCGCCACCGGCTCGACCGCCGGGGCCGCAGCAGCTACGACCGGGTGCTGCGGGCGATCGACCTCCTCCGCCTGCCGGAACACCGGCATCTCTACCAGGGCCTCCTGTGCACGGTGGACGTGGCGAATGACCCGGTGGCGGTGCACGACGCGCTGACCTCACTCGATCCGCCCCGCATCGACTATCTGCTCCCGCACTCCACCTGGGACAGCCCGCCCCCCGGCCATGGGCCCGGCGGACCGGCGACACCGTACGCCGACTGGCTGCTGAAGGTCTTCGACCGGTGGGAGGAGCAGGGTCGCCCCATGCCGGTGCGCACCTTCGAGTCGGTGCTCAGCACCCTGCGCGGCGGCCCCAGCCTCACCGAGGCACTGGGCCTCGCGCCGTCCGATCTCGCGGTGATCGAGACCGACGGCACCTTCGAGCAGGCCGACTCGCTGAAGACGGCGTACGAGGGTGCCCCGGCCACCGGTTACGACGTCTTCCGGCACGGCTTCGCGGAGTTCGCCGAGCATCCCGGCGTCCGCGCCCGCCAGCTGGGCATCGCGGGCGTGAGCGACACCTGCCGCCGCTGCCCGGTCGTCGAGTCCTGCGGCGGCGGGCTCTACGCCCACCGGTACGGTGGCGAGAAGGGCTTCGACAACCCCTCGGTGTTCTGCGCCGACCTGCGGGGCCTGATCGAGGGCATCGCCGAGCGGATCACCGACCGCGCGCTGCACCCGGCGGTCACGGACCCGGACGAACTCCGCCTGGCTCAGCTGAAGTTGGACCGCGATCTGCTGTCCACGGTGAACGCCGAGCTCTCCGGTCACCCCGACTGGAAGCCCGCCTGGCAGGTACTGGTCGAGCTGGACTCCGACGCCGCCACCGCCGCCCATCTCAACACCGTCCTCGCCCACCCGTATCTGCGCGCCGTGCTGCGCCGCTGCCTGGACGGCCCCGCCGACCTCCCCCGGCTGCTGGCTGCGGTCACGGCCGCCGCCGTACCGGCCGGGACGGAGACCACCCTCACCTGGCACCAGCCCGACCGGGACCTCCACCTCCCGACCCTCGGCACCCTGCGGCTCTCGGCCCCCGGACAGGTCGAGTGCGCCATCACCGCCACGGGCCTCCAGGTCCGTGGGACCGGCCGGGGCGGTGGTGAACTCGACATCGGCTGGCGGCCGTTGGAGACCATCGACCTCACCGACGGACGGACACTGCTCCTCGACGACGCCGATCCGTATCGTGACCGCTTCGAGACACCGGTCGCGGACCCGCTGTCCCCGGCCGACCTCGCGCTCTTCGGCGAGCGGGTGCGGGCGGCCCACGAGGCGCTGGACGCCCGCGAGCCCGGCTGGCGCGAGGGCGCCGACGCGCCTCTGGTCACCACCGTCACCCCGCTCGCCCCGGGCGCCGGACTGCGGCTCGCGGCACACGCGTTCGGCGCGCTCGGGATGGCCGTCGACTTCCGGCAGGACGAGTTCCTACGGGAACTGCCGCTCCTCGGGCGCAGATCCCGGCTGGCCGCCCTGCGCGAGGTCACGGATCTGAACGTGCCGGGCAGTGCCGCCGGGCGGTTGCTCGACGAGGCGAGCGAGCACCTGGGCCGGGCCGGCGCGGCCCCGTACGACACGGCCGCCTCGCTGCGGCGGGCGCGTGCCGCCCTGGGGACACTGGCCTCCCGGCGCACTGAGCTCACCGAGAGCGGGGCCCGCCTGGCCGACGCACTGCGCGCGGAGCTGGCGGTGGCGGATGGCTGA
- a CDS encoding DUF4231 domain-containing protein, with protein MVRTQLVVLLLATATASLAERVGSRVLSAVAAVFYALTVGIGLYVSRRRARAQWQAHRAAAEVIKSLAWQFMVHGGPFHSRLVNPEALFAERLEERLSELRKVGWEDPREGITELGLGQITPMMRAVRAKPFAARRDIYLRDRVLEQLAWYGNRAGQAHRASVRWSGVTTFLTLLALLAAVLRAFGTIGGRWDPTGVLSAAAAAGVAWQEVRRHRPLTYAHSLVEQDLDTLRVAMSTTVGEDGWADAVAEAERLVSPQHTDWLVRFGS; from the coding sequence GTGGTCCGCACCCAGCTGGTCGTCCTGCTGCTGGCCACGGCGACCGCCTCGCTGGCGGAACGGGTGGGCAGCCGCGTTCTGTCGGCGGTCGCGGCCGTGTTCTACGCCCTGACGGTCGGGATCGGCCTCTACGTCTCCCGTCGCCGCGCGCGGGCGCAGTGGCAGGCCCATCGGGCCGCCGCCGAGGTGATCAAGTCGCTGGCCTGGCAGTTCATGGTCCACGGCGGTCCGTTCCACTCCCGGCTCGTCAACCCCGAGGCGCTGTTCGCCGAGCGACTGGAGGAACGCCTCAGCGAACTGCGGAAGGTGGGGTGGGAGGACCCGCGGGAGGGCATCACCGAACTCGGCCTCGGGCAGATCACCCCGATGATGCGCGCGGTGCGCGCCAAGCCGTTCGCGGCCAGGCGCGACATCTACCTCCGCGACCGCGTGCTGGAGCAACTCGCCTGGTACGGCAACCGGGCCGGGCAGGCCCACCGCGCCTCCGTGCGCTGGTCGGGCGTGACCACTTTCCTGACCCTGCTGGCCCTCCTCGCCGCCGTGCTCAGGGCGTTCGGCACGATCGGCGGGCGCTGGGACCCCACCGGTGTCCTGAGCGCGGCAGCCGCGGCGGGCGTGGCCTGGCAGGAGGTCCGGCGGCACCGGCCGCTGACGTACGCCCACTCGCTCGTCGAACAGGACCTGGACACCCTGCGCGTCGCCATGAGCACCACCGTCGGCGAGGACGGCTGGGCGGACGCGGTGGCGGAGGCGGAACGGCTGGTCTCGCCGCAGCACACGGACTGGCTGGTCAGGTTCGGATCTTGA
- a CDS encoding rod shape-determining protein, translated as MTASLEQLRRCHFGVDLGAARTRVYVRGAGLVVDQPSVAAVNTRTGALIAVGEFAQKMTGRTPDYIRVVRPVSGGTVVDIEMAQRMLRQLLGDKVRRTLRRKPVLRAAACTPHDADPLAQRATIETLVGLGARRVELVDTLIAAAVGCGLPVEQPEATMIMVCGAAATQLAVLSLGSVVNAVRIPVGGEAIDHAIVQHLRLRHELTLPSQSVRPLQLALSGNGLTPQGPASTEIHGLDVATGLARSVQVDTAAVRDAIQTPLTAVVDGIGKVLRDCPPDLVADLADRGIMMVGGSALLPGFDQMLRQATGMPVHIAERPDVCAALGVGAMLEGRIVPLTLDPVGD; from the coding sequence ATGACCGCCAGCCTGGAGCAGTTGCGCCGCTGTCACTTCGGCGTCGACCTGGGGGCCGCGCGGACCCGGGTGTACGTGAGGGGCGCGGGCCTGGTGGTGGACCAGCCGAGCGTGGCCGCCGTGAACACACGGACGGGCGCGCTCATCGCGGTCGGGGAGTTCGCGCAGAAGATGACGGGCCGTACGCCCGACTACATCCGGGTCGTGCGGCCCGTCTCCGGCGGCACGGTCGTCGACATCGAGATGGCCCAGCGCATGCTGCGCCAGCTGCTGGGGGACAAGGTCCGCCGTACGCTGCGCCGCAAGCCCGTCCTGCGCGCCGCCGCCTGCACGCCGCACGACGCGGACCCGCTCGCCCAGCGCGCCACGATCGAGACCCTGGTGGGCCTCGGCGCCCGCCGGGTGGAACTGGTGGACACCCTGATCGCGGCGGCGGTCGGCTGCGGCCTGCCGGTCGAGCAGCCCGAGGCCACCATGATCATGGTCTGCGGCGCGGCGGCCACCCAGCTGGCCGTCCTCTCCCTGGGCTCGGTGGTCAACGCCGTACGCATCCCCGTCGGCGGCGAGGCCATCGACCACGCGATCGTGCAGCACCTGCGCCTGCGGCACGAGCTGACGCTGCCCAGCCAGTCCGTACGGCCCCTCCAGCTCGCCCTCTCCGGCAACGGCCTCACCCCGCAGGGCCCCGCCTCCACCGAGATCCACGGGCTGGACGTGGCGACGGGGCTGGCGCGTTCCGTGCAGGTGGACACGGCGGCCGTGCGCGACGCCATCCAGACCCCCCTCACGGCCGTGGTCGACGGCATCGGCAAGGTGCTGCGGGACTGCCCGCCCGACCTGGTGGCCGACCTCGCCGACCGGGGCATCATGATGGTCGGCGGCAGCGCCCTGCTCCCCGGCTTCGACCAGATGCTGCGGCAGGCGACCGGCATGCCGGTCCACATCGCCGAACGCCCCGACGTCTGCGCCGCCCTCGGTGTCGGCGCCATGCTGGAGGGCCGTATCGTCCCCCTCACTCTGGACCCGGTGGGCGACTGA
- a CDS encoding acyl-CoA synthetase, with protein MSPLFPALTGGAQAERPALRFGERSLTYGELAGVTGALADRLRGSGRVAVWATPTLETAVAVVAALRAGVPAVPLNPRSGEKELGHILSDSAPSLVLTAPGDELPLPVRRPERIEVGVDGTAHADPGERPGAGEDPALVVYTSGTTGPPKGAVIPRRAVASTLDALADAWRWTGDDVLVHALPLFHVHGLVLGVLGPLRRGGSVRHLGRFSTDGVARELNHGATMLFGVPTMYHRIAEALPADAELAKALGRARLLVSGSAALPVHDHERIAAATGRRVTERYGMTETLMNTSVRADGEPRAGTVGVPLPGVELRLVEDDGTPLTARDGESVGEIQVRGPNLFTEYLNRPDATAAAFTADGWFRTGDMAVRDPDGYVRIVGRKATDLIKSGGYKIGAGEIENALLEHPGVREAAVTGAPDPDLGERVVAWIVPADPQSPPTADELASHVADRLAPHKRPRTVHHLSSLPRNDMGKIMKRALKTDE; from the coding sequence GTGTCCCCTCTCTTCCCGGCCCTCACCGGCGGCGCCCAGGCCGAGCGGCCCGCCCTCCGTTTCGGCGAGCGGTCCCTGACGTACGGGGAACTCGCCGGCGTGACCGGCGCCCTCGCCGACCGCCTCAGGGGCAGCGGCCGGGTCGCCGTCTGGGCGACCCCCACGCTGGAGACCGCCGTGGCGGTCGTGGCGGCGCTACGGGCCGGCGTGCCCGCCGTCCCCCTGAACCCGAGGTCCGGGGAGAAGGAACTCGGTCACATCCTGTCCGACAGCGCACCGTCGCTCGTGCTGACCGCCCCGGGCGACGAACTCCCCCTGCCCGTACGGCGACCGGAGCGCATCGAGGTCGGCGTGGACGGCACGGCCCACGCCGACCCGGGCGAGCGGCCGGGGGCAGGTGAGGATCCCGCCCTCGTCGTCTACACCTCCGGCACCACCGGCCCGCCCAAGGGCGCCGTCATCCCCCGCCGGGCCGTCGCGAGCACCCTGGACGCACTGGCCGACGCCTGGCGGTGGACCGGCGACGACGTCCTGGTCCACGCCCTGCCTCTCTTCCATGTCCACGGCCTGGTCCTGGGCGTCCTCGGCCCGCTGCGGCGCGGCGGCTCGGTCCGCCACCTCGGGCGGTTCAGCACCGACGGCGTCGCCCGGGAGCTGAACCACGGCGCGACCATGCTGTTCGGCGTCCCCACGATGTACCACCGGATCGCCGAGGCCCTGCCCGCCGATGCGGAACTGGCGAAGGCCCTCGGCCGCGCACGCCTCCTCGTCTCCGGCTCGGCCGCGCTGCCGGTGCACGACCACGAGCGGATCGCGGCGGCGACCGGGCGCCGGGTGACCGAGCGGTACGGGATGACGGAGACCCTGATGAACACCAGCGTCCGCGCCGACGGCGAACCCCGCGCCGGCACGGTCGGCGTCCCGCTGCCCGGCGTGGAGCTGAGGCTGGTCGAGGACGACGGCACCCCCCTCACCGCCCGGGACGGCGAGTCGGTCGGCGAGATCCAGGTGCGCGGCCCGAACCTCTTCACCGAGTACCTCAACCGCCCCGACGCGACCGCCGCCGCGTTCACCGCCGACGGCTGGTTCCGCACCGGCGACATGGCCGTCCGCGACCCCGACGGCTACGTGCGCATCGTCGGCCGCAAGGCCACCGACCTGATCAAGAGCGGGGGTTACAAGATCGGCGCGGGCGAGATCGAGAACGCGCTCCTGGAGCACCCGGGGGTGCGGGAGGCCGCGGTCACCGGAGCGCCGGACCCCGACCTCGGCGAACGCGTCGTCGCCTGGATCGTCCCCGCAGACCCCCAGTCCCCGCCCACGGCCGATGAGTTGGCGTCCCACGTGGCCGACCGTCTGGCCCCCCACAAGCGCCCCCGAACCGTCCACCACCTCTCCTCACTCCCCCGCAACGACATGGGCAAGATCATGAAGCGAGCGCTGAAGACGGATGAGTGA
- a CDS encoding LuxR C-terminal-related transcriptional regulator, producing the protein MTRVVGGSESRCTSGFPAELTSFVGRRDETADVRRLLSAGRLLTLTGPGGVGKTRLAGHVAGQVARAFPDGVWLVPLAALRDEAFVPHAVNDAFGVRNETVRPPLEILVDHLRERRLLIVLDNCEHLLRSCAVLAGTVLAATEGVRILATSRHRLGLAGEQLFEVPPLPAPAPEELSPSAVESFPALRLFADRAAAVVPGFTLGEGNQQAVARLCRRLDGLPLAIELAAVRVRALGVDQLVERLDDRYQLLTGGSPASAPRHRTLRSAVDWSHELCTPQEQLVWAWLSVFVGGFDLAAAEAVCAGAGVDPPAVVDAVAGLVDKSVLVREEHAGQVRYRLLVSLRDYGLEKLHDLGEATGTRRRHRDHFTRLGAEYEQAWFGPDQVEITERLRIDQDNFRAALDFCLTTPGEAQHGLRLAAGLWFHWAAGGIWGEGRHWMDGALRAGARPDVALTRAMWAGALTSLVHSRSAAVLVGLDPVRTAAVADRELPVPVPPPVPAGALGQGRVPASAAFIVLTRVELACTLVSRGRAADAIPLCAEAVALCEAHGEQWARSWALRTLALAHWSTGRYDRAAEHARACLRLPYTVRQHQSLARTLDLLAAAEALAGDAERAGVLRGAVDRIWHDIGGNPVESLRPGRPRAAEQHARRALGDRAYALAHRRGGCLSAEEAVAYALGEPREGAALAGRAMGAAPAVSPDPPAAPVPLTRRELQVAALVAQGRTNKQIADHLVIARRTAEGHVERILVKLGFHNRSQVAAWFSARSGS; encoded by the coding sequence GTGACCAGGGTCGTGGGCGGATCGGAGTCGCGGTGCACTTCCGGTTTCCCGGCGGAGCTGACGAGCTTCGTGGGGCGACGGGACGAGACGGCGGATGTCAGACGGTTGTTGTCGGCGGGCAGGCTGCTGACACTGACGGGGCCCGGCGGGGTGGGCAAGACCCGGCTCGCCGGACATGTGGCGGGACAGGTCGCACGGGCCTTCCCGGACGGGGTGTGGCTCGTCCCGCTGGCCGCGCTGCGGGACGAGGCGTTCGTCCCGCACGCCGTGAACGACGCGTTCGGGGTCCGCAACGAGACCGTACGGCCCCCGCTGGAGATCCTCGTCGACCATCTGCGCGAGCGGCGGTTATTGATCGTCCTCGACAACTGCGAGCATCTGCTGCGCAGTTGCGCTGTGCTCGCCGGGACCGTGCTGGCGGCCACCGAGGGCGTGCGGATCCTCGCCACCAGCCGGCACCGGCTAGGGCTGGCCGGGGAACAGCTCTTCGAGGTGCCGCCGCTGCCCGCGCCCGCGCCGGAGGAGCTGAGCCCGTCGGCGGTCGAGTCCTTCCCCGCGCTGCGGCTCTTCGCCGACCGGGCGGCGGCCGTGGTCCCCGGCTTCACCCTCGGCGAGGGCAATCAGCAGGCCGTGGCCCGGCTCTGCCGACGGCTCGACGGACTGCCGCTCGCCATCGAGCTGGCGGCCGTCCGGGTGCGCGCCCTCGGCGTCGACCAGCTCGTCGAACGCCTCGACGACCGCTACCAGCTCCTCACCGGCGGCAGCCCCGCCTCCGCGCCCCGCCACCGCACCCTGCGCTCCGCCGTCGACTGGAGCCACGAACTGTGCACTCCGCAGGAGCAGTTGGTGTGGGCGTGGCTGTCGGTGTTCGTCGGCGGCTTCGACCTGGCCGCCGCCGAGGCGGTCTGCGCCGGGGCGGGCGTCGATCCGCCCGCCGTCGTGGACGCCGTCGCAGGGCTCGTCGACAAGTCGGTCCTCGTCCGGGAGGAGCACGCCGGCCAGGTGCGCTACCGGCTGCTGGTCTCCCTGCGCGACTACGGACTGGAGAAGCTGCACGACCTGGGCGAGGCGACCGGCACCCGGCGCCGGCACCGGGACCACTTCACGCGGCTGGGCGCCGAGTACGAGCAAGCCTGGTTCGGCCCCGACCAGGTGGAGATCACCGAACGGCTGCGGATCGACCAGGACAACTTCCGGGCCGCGCTGGACTTCTGTCTCACCACCCCCGGCGAGGCCCAGCACGGACTGCGGCTCGCCGCCGGCCTCTGGTTCCACTGGGCCGCGGGCGGCATCTGGGGCGAGGGCCGGCACTGGATGGACGGCGCGTTGCGGGCCGGGGCCCGGCCGGACGTGGCCCTGACCCGGGCCATGTGGGCGGGCGCCCTGACCTCGCTGGTCCACAGCCGCTCCGCCGCCGTCCTGGTCGGCCTCGACCCGGTGCGCACGGCGGCCGTCGCCGACAGGGAACTCCCGGTGCCCGTGCCCCCGCCGGTGCCGGCCGGCGCCCTCGGACAGGGCCGGGTCCCGGCATCCGCCGCCTTCATCGTGCTCACCCGCGTCGAACTGGCCTGCACCCTCGTCAGCCGGGGCCGCGCGGCGGACGCGATCCCGCTGTGCGCCGAGGCCGTCGCCCTCTGCGAGGCCCACGGCGAACAGTGGGCGCGGTCCTGGGCGCTGCGCACCCTCGCCCTCGCGCACTGGTCGACGGGCCGGTACGACCGTGCCGCCGAGCACGCCCGCGCCTGTCTCCGGCTGCCGTACACCGTGCGCCAGCACCAGAGCCTCGCCCGCACCCTCGACCTGCTCGCCGCCGCCGAGGCCCTGGCGGGCGACGCCGAGCGGGCCGGCGTCCTGCGCGGCGCCGTCGACCGTATCTGGCACGACATCGGCGGCAACCCCGTGGAGTCCCTCCGGCCGGGCCGCCCCCGCGCCGCCGAACAGCACGCCCGCCGCGCCCTCGGCGACCGTGCCTACGCCCTGGCCCACCGGCGCGGCGGCTGTCTGTCGGCGGAGGAGGCCGTCGCGTACGCCCTCGGTGAGCCGCGCGAGGGCGCCGCCTTGGCCGGGCGGGCCATGGGCGCGGCCCCGGCGGTGAGTCCCGACCCCCCCGCCGCCCCCGTCCCGCTCACCCGTCGTGAACTCCAGGTCGCGGCCCTCGTCGCCCAGGGCCGCACCAACAAGCAGATCGCCGACCATCTCGTGATCGCCCGGCGCACCGCCGAGGGCCATGTCGAACGCATCCTCGTGAAGCTGGGCTTCCACAACCGCAGTCAGGTGGCGGCCTGGTTCAGCGCGCGGTCGGGGTCGTAG
- a CDS encoding ATP-binding protein: MSDELVLRMEFCAGELPLVRALVEEGAIRGRLAAADRGVSVQAVLEAATSAVVHGGGAGSVELRVAEGELRCAVTDRGPGDPAARAEGPGLRLAASLIGGTGRLRLRNTRRGTTATLTVPLPDTATAASPRATTPTAR, from the coding sequence GTGAGCGATGAACTGGTGCTGCGGATGGAGTTCTGTGCGGGCGAACTTCCCCTGGTCCGCGCCCTGGTCGAGGAGGGCGCGATCCGGGGTCGTCTCGCCGCCGCCGACCGAGGTGTGTCCGTACAGGCCGTACTGGAGGCGGCGACGAGCGCCGTGGTGCACGGGGGCGGCGCCGGGAGCGTCGAACTTCGGGTGGCGGAGGGTGAGTTGCGCTGCGCGGTCACGGACCGGGGACCCGGGGATCCGGCAGCGCGGGCCGAGGGGCCGGGGCTGCGTCTCGCCGCGTCGCTCATCGGCGGCACCGGCCGTCTCCGCCTCCGCAACACCCGCCGGGGCACCACGGCCACCCTGACCGTACCCCTGCCGGACACGGCAACGGCGGCCTCGCCCCGCGCTACGACCCCGACCGCGCGCTGA